The Candidatus Accumulibacter similis genome has a segment encoding these proteins:
- a CDS encoding substrate-binding domain-containing protein — translation MTFSLPSWLQLVLALLVVVSAPPVRADDLVIPGSGSPEYILGQLAKAFNQQQALHRAIVPPSTGTAGALRDVGDGISPVGRVGRRLKDEESRQGLIFVPLGRDPVAIVGGAGVTVRSISTSQLLDVYSGRITNWRELGGKAAPIRAIGREHTDSGRQALTRAVRPFKDVVFGPEVKTAHLDPQLIELLDRYPTSLGFLNRSALAACSSKVVLLALDGIEPTPENVEKGAYQAWVELGLVHKGGLQPPAARAFLEFVRSVEGQRILRRHGILPSAADH, via the coding sequence ATGACTTTCAGTTTGCCGTCGTGGCTTCAGTTGGTACTCGCCCTGCTCGTCGTCGTCAGCGCGCCACCGGTTCGCGCCGACGACCTCGTCATCCCGGGCAGTGGCAGCCCCGAATACATCCTCGGCCAGCTCGCCAAGGCGTTCAACCAGCAACAGGCGCTGCATCGGGCAATCGTCCCGCCGTCGACGGGTACGGCCGGCGCCCTGCGCGACGTTGGCGACGGCATCTCCCCCGTCGGACGGGTCGGGCGTCGGCTCAAGGACGAGGAAAGCAGACAGGGCCTCATCTTCGTACCTCTCGGTCGCGATCCGGTCGCGATCGTCGGCGGCGCCGGCGTGACCGTCCGCAGCATCAGCACCAGCCAGTTGCTCGACGTCTACAGCGGCCGGATCACCAACTGGCGCGAACTCGGCGGCAAAGCGGCGCCGATCCGCGCGATCGGCAGAGAGCATACGGACTCGGGCCGACAGGCATTGACGAGGGCGGTCAGACCGTTCAAGGACGTGGTCTTCGGACCGGAGGTCAAGACTGCTCATCTCGACCCCCAGTTGATCGAACTGCTCGACCGCTATCCCACCAGCCTGGGCTTTCTCAACCGCTCGGCACTTGCCGCCTGCAGCAGCAAAGTCGTCCTGCTGGCACTCGACGGCATCGAACCGACGCCCGAGAACGTCGAGAAGGGAGCCTACCAGGCCTGGGTCGAACTCGGTCTGGTCCACAAGGGCGGCCTTCAGCCACCTGCAGCCCGAGCCTTCCTGGAGTTCGTCCGCTCGGTCGAAGGTCAACGCATCCTCCGCCGACACGGCATCCTGCCGTCAGCCGCAGACCACTGA
- a CDS encoding DMT family transporter, which yields MSHRRAVSLMILVTLLWSIAGVVARHLDSAHSFEVTFWRSLFNALALGCVLSLLRGRQLWHSLLHAGWPLWFSGFCWAAMFTAFMLAITLTSVANVLVTMAIGPLITALFARLFLQHRLPARTWLAIAVAGVGIGWMFGQEASAGLSLTGSVVALAVPLAAALNFTTLQHVGHRGRGEDATMPQDMLPAVLIGAVLSAAGTLPLAQPLQATAHDLRLLAILGVVQLAIPCLLVVHLSRELAAPEIALLGLLEVVFGVTWAWLGAGERPGGSTLIGGALVLAALVGNELLALRGPAGKVARGDSGNILMREI from the coding sequence ATGTCGCACCGCCGCGCGGTCAGCCTGATGATACTCGTCACCCTGCTCTGGAGCATCGCCGGCGTCGTCGCCCGACACCTCGACAGCGCCCACAGCTTCGAAGTCACCTTCTGGCGCAGCCTGTTCAATGCTCTCGCCCTCGGCTGCGTGCTGAGCCTCCTGCGCGGTCGGCAGCTCTGGCACAGCCTGCTGCATGCCGGTTGGCCGCTCTGGTTCTCCGGCTTCTGCTGGGCGGCGATGTTCACCGCCTTCATGCTGGCGATCACCCTGACCAGCGTCGCCAACGTCCTGGTGACGATGGCGATCGGTCCGCTGATCACCGCCCTCTTTGCCCGCCTTTTCCTGCAGCACCGGCTGCCGGCGCGTACCTGGCTGGCCATTGCCGTGGCCGGTGTCGGCATCGGCTGGATGTTCGGCCAGGAGGCGAGCGCCGGCCTGTCGCTGACCGGCAGCGTCGTCGCCCTGGCAGTGCCCCTCGCGGCGGCGCTCAACTTCACCACCCTGCAACATGTCGGGCATCGCGGCCGCGGCGAAGACGCGACGATGCCGCAGGACATGCTGCCAGCGGTCCTCATCGGCGCCGTACTCTCCGCCGCCGGCACCCTGCCGTTGGCCCAGCCGCTGCAGGCGACGGCGCATGATCTCCGGCTGCTGGCCATACTCGGCGTCGTCCAGCTGGCGATTCCCTGCCTGCTCGTCGTGCACCTGTCGCGTGAACTGGCGGCTCCAGAGATTGCCTTGCTCGGACTGCTCGAGGTCGTCTTCGGAGTCACCTGGGCCTGGCTCGGCGCCGGCGAGCGACCGGGAGGCAGCACGCTGATCGGTGGCGCCCTGGTCCTCGCAGCGCTGGTCGGCAACGAACTGCTGGCGCTGCGCGGACCGGCCGGCAAGGTCGCGCGCGGCGACAGCGGCAACATCCTGATGCGGGAGATTTGA
- the thpR gene encoding RNA 2',3'-cyclic phosphodiesterase, whose protein sequence is MPAAERAAAACRLFLALWPTPAERDELLHYQRRWSWPPGAAPIVAERLHLTLHFIGALPRQRLGEVSAGLQVASEPCEVVLDRAEVWPHGLVVLRATSPPAALQQLHGRLGEALQALGLKPEKRRFRPHVTLARRATGSIPPLASVALRWQLSSYTLVESLAGAAGGYLVRQRYD, encoded by the coding sequence ATGCCCGCCGCCGAGCGTGCAGCGGCAGCGTGTCGGCTCTTCCTGGCCCTCTGGCCAACTCCCGCCGAGCGTGACGAACTCCTGCACTACCAGCGGCGATGGTCGTGGCCGCCGGGTGCGGCGCCGATCGTGGCCGAGCGCCTGCACCTGACGCTGCACTTCATCGGCGCGCTGCCGCGACAGCGGCTGGGCGAAGTCAGCGCCGGGCTGCAGGTCGCCAGCGAGCCCTGCGAAGTCGTCCTCGACCGCGCCGAGGTCTGGCCGCATGGCCTCGTCGTGCTGCGCGCGACATCGCCGCCTGCCGCGCTGCAGCAGCTGCACGGCCGTCTCGGCGAAGCGCTGCAGGCCCTCGGCCTGAAGCCCGAGAAGCGCCGCTTCCGGCCACACGTGACGCTCGCCCGCCGCGCCACCGGCAGCATTCCGCCGCTGGCCAGCGTCGCCCTGCGCTGGCAGCTCAGCAGCTACACGCTGGTCGAATCGCTGGCCGGCGCCGCTGGCGGCTACCTGGTCCGCCAGCGCTACGACTGA
- a CDS encoding peptidoglycan-binding protein, translated as MSLSSPQRAARVALATTAGLLLAGCAQMQMGSPDAKTTATGSAAGSTTDNASSQLEKCASSLGTVAVYEDTNAPWYGILTGQMKLGSTSPVLKLLIQQSNCFVVVDRGRAMNNMMQERALEQTGELRRGSKFGKGQMVSADYTMSPTITFSNNNAGGMGGGLGGLGRGAGLLGAVVGAVNVKEASTLLTLVDNRSGVQLAAAEGSARNMDFGAMGALFGSGFGAGGGGYTNTAEGKVIVAAFTDSYNNLVRAVRNYKAQEVKGGLGTGGNLGVQGAQEAQGATGKRKK; from the coding sequence ATGTCCTTGTCCAGTCCGCAGCGTGCTGCACGGGTTGCCCTTGCCACCACCGCCGGCCTGCTGCTCGCAGGCTGTGCCCAGATGCAGATGGGCTCGCCCGACGCCAAGACCACGGCGACCGGATCCGCCGCCGGTTCGACCACCGACAACGCCAGCAGCCAGCTCGAGAAGTGCGCGAGTTCGCTTGGCACGGTTGCCGTCTACGAGGACACGAACGCTCCCTGGTACGGCATCCTCACCGGGCAGATGAAACTGGGATCGACGAGCCCGGTACTCAAGCTGCTGATCCAGCAGTCGAACTGCTTCGTCGTCGTCGACCGCGGCCGGGCGATGAACAACATGATGCAGGAGCGCGCCCTCGAACAGACCGGCGAGCTGCGCCGCGGATCGAAGTTCGGCAAGGGGCAGATGGTCTCGGCCGACTACACGATGAGCCCGACGATCACCTTCAGCAACAACAACGCCGGTGGCATGGGCGGCGGCCTCGGCGGGCTGGGCCGTGGTGCCGGACTGCTCGGCGCCGTCGTCGGCGCGGTCAACGTCAAGGAGGCGAGCACGCTGCTGACCCTGGTCGACAACCGCTCCGGCGTGCAGCTCGCGGCCGCAGAGGGAAGCGCCCGCAACATGGACTTCGGCGCCATGGGAGCGCTTTTTGGCAGCGGCTTCGGTGCCGGAGGGGGTGGCTACACCAACACCGCCGAAGGCAAGGTGATCGTCGCCGCATTCACCGATTCGTACAACAACCTGGTGCGCGCGGTGCGCAACTACAAGGCGCAGGAGGTCAAGGGCGGGCTCGGTACCGGCGGCAACCTGGGCGTCCAGGGCGCCCAGGAGGCGCAGGGCGCGACGGGCAAGCGCAAGAAGTAG
- a CDS encoding DUF1178 family protein, which produces MIIFDLACQHDHQFEGWFQSREDFDRQLASGLLSCPHCGSLDIRRVPSTVHLGRSGTQSDSPHRESPVVAPAVDGRTGAQQAFRHMTVLLLANCEDVGADFAEEARRMHYFEAPERSIRGVATPEEYEELVDEGIEVFRVQRVKPGDLH; this is translated from the coding sequence ATGATCATTTTTGACCTTGCATGCCAGCACGACCATCAGTTCGAGGGCTGGTTCCAGTCACGCGAGGATTTCGACCGCCAACTGGCTTCCGGTCTGCTCAGTTGCCCGCATTGTGGCTCGCTCGACATCCGGCGGGTTCCGTCAACGGTTCACCTGGGCCGCTCCGGTACGCAGTCGGATTCGCCGCACCGTGAGTCGCCGGTGGTCGCGCCGGCAGTCGATGGGCGCACCGGCGCGCAGCAGGCTTTCCGCCACATGACGGTGTTGCTGCTCGCGAACTGCGAGGATGTCGGCGCCGATTTTGCCGAGGAGGCGCGGCGCATGCATTATTTCGAGGCGCCCGAGCGTTCGATTCGTGGCGTTGCCACTCCCGAGGAGTACGAGGAACTGGTCGACGAGGGCATCGAGGTGTTCCGCGTGCAGCGGGTGAAGCCGGGTGATCTGCACTGA
- a CDS encoding S-(hydroxymethyl)glutathione dehydrogenase/class III alcohol dehydrogenase, translating to MKSRAAVAWAAGQPLEVTEVDVEEPRQGEVLVRIVASGVCHTDAFTLSGADPEGVFPSILGHEGGGIVEAVGPGVSSVAVGDHVIPLYTPECGQCKFCRSGKTNLCQAIRGTQGRGLMPDGSSRFSRHGKPIFHYMGTSTFSEYTVLPEIALAKIARDAPLEKVCLLGCGVTTGIGAVRNTAKVEPGATVAVFGLGGIGLAVVIGAVMAGAARIIAIDTNPAKFPIARQLGATECINPAEHARPIQEVIVDLSDGGVDYSFECIGNVSVMRAALECCHKGWGESVIIGVAGAGEEIATRPFQLVTGRVWRGSAFGGVRGRSELPGYVERAQRGEIPLDTFITHTMGLADINRAFDLMAAGQSIRSVILF from the coding sequence ATCAAGTCACGCGCTGCGGTTGCCTGGGCTGCCGGGCAGCCCCTGGAGGTCACCGAGGTGGATGTCGAGGAGCCACGGCAGGGCGAGGTGCTGGTGCGCATCGTCGCCTCCGGCGTCTGCCACACCGATGCCTTCACGCTCTCCGGAGCCGATCCCGAAGGCGTCTTCCCGAGCATCCTCGGTCACGAGGGGGGCGGCATCGTCGAGGCGGTCGGGCCGGGCGTCAGCTCGGTGGCCGTCGGTGACCATGTGATTCCCTTGTACACTCCGGAGTGCGGACAGTGCAAGTTCTGCCGCTCGGGCAAGACGAACCTCTGCCAGGCGATTCGCGGGACGCAGGGCAGGGGGTTGATGCCCGATGGCAGCAGCCGCTTTTCGCGGCACGGCAAGCCGATATTTCACTACATGGGGACCTCGACCTTCTCCGAGTACACCGTGTTGCCGGAGATAGCGCTGGCGAAGATCGCCCGCGACGCGCCGCTGGAGAAGGTCTGCCTGCTGGGTTGCGGCGTAACCACGGGCATCGGTGCCGTGCGCAACACCGCCAAGGTCGAGCCGGGGGCGACAGTCGCCGTCTTCGGCCTCGGCGGCATCGGTCTGGCGGTGGTCATCGGCGCGGTGATGGCCGGCGCGGCGCGCATCATCGCCATCGACACCAACCCGGCCAAGTTTCCCATTGCCCGACAACTGGGCGCCACAGAGTGCATCAACCCGGCCGAGCACGCGCGGCCGATCCAGGAAGTGATCGTCGACCTGAGCGATGGCGGTGTCGATTATTCTTTCGAATGCATCGGCAACGTGTCGGTGATGCGCGCTGCCCTCGAATGCTGTCACAAGGGCTGGGGCGAGTCGGTGATCATCGGCGTCGCCGGGGCGGGCGAGGAGATCGCGACACGGCCCTTCCAGCTCGTCACCGGACGCGTCTGGCGCGGCTCGGCCTTCGGCGGTGTGCGCGGCCGTTCCGAGCTGCCGGGATACGTCGAGCGCGCGCAGCGCGGCGAGATCCCCCTCGACACCTTCATCACCCATACGATGGGGCTGGCCGACATCAACCGTGCTTTCGACCTCATGGCCGCGGGCCAGAGCATCCGCTCGGTGATCCTTTTCTAG
- the fghA gene encoding S-formylglutathione hydrolase, whose product MAVTPPLLEELAANRCWGGWHRRYRHHSPTLGCAMVFAVYLPPQAESHPVPALYWLSGLTCSDENFMQKAGAMRVAAELGLALVAPDTSPRGDDVPGDPQGCWDFGHGAGFYLNATQLPWRRHYRMHDYVVHELPQLVEASLPIDGRRGISGHSMGGHGALVCALRNPGRYRSLSALAPICHPLASPWGEKAFGNYLGADRESWKEWDACELIAIAGERLPLLVDQGLADPFLATQLLPELLQQACTAAGQPLTLRLQPGYDHSYYFIASFIDDHLRHHARALRY is encoded by the coding sequence ATGGCTGTCACCCCGCCTCTGCTCGAGGAGCTTGCCGCCAATCGCTGCTGGGGCGGCTGGCACCGGCGCTACCGTCATCATTCGCCCACCCTCGGTTGCGCCATGGTGTTCGCCGTGTACCTGCCGCCGCAGGCCGAGTCGCACCCGGTGCCAGCGCTCTACTGGCTCTCCGGGCTGACCTGCAGCGACGAGAACTTCATGCAGAAGGCGGGGGCGATGCGCGTCGCCGCCGAACTCGGGCTCGCCCTCGTCGCTCCCGACACCAGTCCGCGCGGTGACGATGTGCCCGGCGACCCGCAAGGCTGCTGGGATTTTGGCCATGGTGCGGGTTTCTACCTGAACGCGACGCAGTTGCCGTGGCGGCGGCACTACCGCATGCACGACTACGTCGTGCACGAACTGCCGCAACTGGTCGAGGCCAGCCTGCCGATCGATGGCCGGCGCGGCATCAGTGGCCACTCGATGGGCGGTCACGGCGCGCTGGTCTGCGCGCTCCGCAACCCTGGCCGCTATCGCTCGCTGTCGGCACTGGCGCCGATCTGTCACCCGCTCGCCAGCCCGTGGGGCGAGAAGGCTTTCGGCAATTACCTCGGCGCCGACCGCGAGAGCTGGAAGGAATGGGACGCCTGCGAGCTGATCGCCATCGCCGGCGAGCGCCTGCCGCTGCTCGTCGACCAGGGTCTGGCGGACCCCTTCCTCGCCACGCAACTGTTGCCCGAGCTTCTGCAGCAGGCCTGTACCGCCGCCGGCCAGCCCTTGACGCTGCGGCTGCAGCCGGGCTACGACCACAGCTACTACTTCATCGCCAGCTTCATCGACGATCATCTGCGGCATCACGCGAGGGCGCTGCGGTACTGA
- a CDS encoding MEKHLA domain-containing protein, translated as MTAIRFDRREPDAGNGFQAASAHLIVASHARLLRRDLLPDGEPTDLAQRLYRAPFIVLAHDAAPDPVFFYANLAAQELFAMPWREIVRLPSRLSAEPLARKERQRLLDRVARDGFIDDYGGVRISARGERFRICGATVWNLVSDQGTVVGQAATFATWLPLR; from the coding sequence ATGACGGCAATTCGCTTCGACCGCAGAGAACCGGATGCCGGCAACGGCTTCCAGGCGGCGAGCGCGCACCTCATCGTCGCCAGTCATGCCCGCCTGTTGCGCCGCGACCTGCTGCCTGACGGCGAGCCGACTGATCTCGCGCAGCGTCTCTACCGCGCGCCGTTCATCGTCCTGGCACACGATGCGGCGCCCGATCCGGTCTTCTTCTACGCCAACCTCGCCGCGCAGGAACTCTTCGCGATGCCGTGGCGGGAAATCGTCCGTCTGCCATCGCGGCTCTCGGCCGAACCGCTGGCGCGCAAGGAACGACAGCGGCTCCTCGATCGCGTCGCCCGCGACGGTTTCATCGACGACTACGGCGGCGTTCGCATCTCCGCCAGAGGTGAACGCTTCCGCATCTGTGGCGCGACCGTCTGGAATCTCGTCAGCGATCAAGGAACGGTCGTCGGGCAGGCGGCGACGTTCGCCACCTGGTTGCCGCTCCGCTGA
- a CDS encoding HDOD domain-containing protein, protein MIQFVPPQRYDSMKATGKLPSPKGVAFSIIKLLQRDDFRVSDLVQLVQSDPAIAGRLLKFANAAAFGRTRPIVSLQRAIVALGAFRVRELVIGLSVMHTHTSGQCSTFDYGAFWGHSLATAIACQELAHFAQISSEELFTIGLLARVGELAMASLYPEEYSVILLKAKEGGISLATLERDCLEMDHQQLGATMLAEWGLPELLIQAAYHHEQPDLAGFRDGSRVQTLTHSLHFARALAEVCMANEEARWSLLPGLLTRAARLGISGDTLNDMADRTVRRWREWGAMLHVRTQEMPPFAEILAASPPTRRVSPANQEPDGKLASPRLHVQLVGIPVAELPNLMQQIESLGHQPVLVESNIDDLKQVLREPAQIVIADMAMPGLKPAVFCRILRQTPAGKESYALLLASPGSEAHILEAIDAGADDVLVKPVGIQTLRVRLNTATRMLLLREEIQRERRGIMRSTDEFAVTHRRLLQQALTDALTQLPNRRHGLDYLASEWAFAQSNGLPMACLLLDIDHFKRINDSYGHAAGDAVLRQLADLLKRASRVEDLVFRYGGEEFAAVLPNANVRAATQIAERIRALVEKYTFLWEQQSIPLTVSIGVANLSSSLKESQALIEAADAALYEAKRSGRNRVVVAA, encoded by the coding sequence TTGATCCAGTTCGTTCCCCCACAGCGCTATGACTCGATGAAGGCAACGGGCAAGTTGCCTTCACCAAAGGGTGTCGCCTTCTCGATCATCAAGCTGCTGCAGCGTGACGACTTTCGCGTCTCCGATCTGGTGCAGCTGGTACAGTCCGACCCGGCGATTGCCGGACGCCTGCTGAAGTTCGCCAACGCTGCCGCCTTCGGCCGCACACGGCCGATCGTTTCGCTGCAGCGGGCGATCGTTGCCCTCGGTGCGTTTCGCGTGCGAGAACTGGTGATCGGCCTGTCGGTGATGCACACCCACACCAGCGGTCAGTGCTCGACCTTCGACTACGGTGCCTTCTGGGGACACTCGCTGGCAACCGCCATTGCCTGCCAGGAACTGGCCCACTTTGCCCAGATCTCGAGCGAGGAACTGTTCACCATCGGCTTGTTGGCGCGCGTTGGCGAGCTGGCGATGGCTTCGCTCTACCCGGAAGAATACTCCGTCATTCTGCTCAAGGCGAAGGAGGGCGGCATCAGCCTGGCGACCCTCGAACGCGACTGCCTGGAGATGGACCACCAGCAGCTTGGTGCGACGATGCTCGCCGAATGGGGTCTGCCGGAGTTGCTGATCCAGGCTGCCTACCATCACGAGCAACCGGACCTCGCCGGCTTTCGCGACGGCTCGCGGGTGCAGACGCTGACCCACTCGCTGCACTTCGCGCGCGCGCTGGCCGAAGTCTGCATGGCCAACGAAGAGGCGCGCTGGAGCCTGCTGCCGGGCCTCCTGACGCGCGCCGCCCGCCTCGGCATCAGTGGCGACACGCTGAACGACATGGCCGACCGGACGGTCCGCCGTTGGCGCGAGTGGGGCGCCATGCTGCACGTGCGGACGCAGGAGATGCCCCCGTTCGCAGAGATTCTCGCTGCCAGTCCACCCACCCGGCGGGTCAGCCCGGCCAACCAGGAACCGGACGGCAAGCTGGCTTCGCCGCGCCTGCACGTCCAGCTCGTCGGCATTCCGGTGGCGGAGCTGCCGAATCTGATGCAGCAGATCGAGAGCCTCGGCCACCAGCCGGTGCTGGTCGAAAGCAATATCGATGACCTCAAGCAGGTGCTCCGCGAACCAGCCCAGATCGTCATTGCCGACATGGCCATGCCCGGACTGAAACCGGCCGTCTTCTGCCGCATCCTGCGCCAGACGCCGGCGGGCAAGGAAAGCTACGCGCTGCTGCTGGCCTCGCCGGGCAGTGAAGCGCACATCCTCGAAGCCATCGACGCCGGCGCCGACGACGTCCTGGTCAAACCGGTCGGCATCCAGACGTTGCGCGTCCGCCTCAACACGGCCACGCGGATGCTGCTGCTTCGCGAAGAGATCCAGCGCGAGCGGCGCGGCATCATGCGTTCGACCGACGAGTTCGCCGTCACCCACCGCCGCCTGCTGCAGCAGGCGCTGACCGACGCCCTGACGCAACTGCCGAACCGCCGCCATGGCCTCGACTACCTCGCCTCCGAGTGGGCGTTCGCGCAGTCCAACGGGCTGCCGATGGCGTGCCTGCTGCTCGATATCGATCACTTCAAGCGCATCAACGACAGCTACGGCCATGCCGCCGGAGATGCCGTCCTGCGCCAGCTCGCCGACCTGCTGAAGCGTGCCTCGCGCGTCGAGGACCTGGTCTTCCGCTACGGCGGCGAGGAGTTCGCTGCCGTTCTGCCGAATGCCAACGTCCGCGCTGCCACCCAGATCGCCGAGCGAATCCGCGCCCTGGTCGAGAAGTACACCTTCCTCTGGGAGCAGCAGTCGATTCCCCTCACCGTGAGCATCGGCGTCGCCAACCTCTCGAGCAGCCTCAAGGAGAGCCAGGCACTGATCGAGGCCGCCGACGCCGCGCTCTACGAAGCCAAGCGCAGCGGTCGCAACCGGGTCGTCGTCGCCGCCTGA
- a CDS encoding SOS response-associated peptidase: MCGRYAVAAPRSQPAARCAPAHCDDCRLRCNIAPGQRRRRRPAVAGWRVHAASAALGPAAALLPGGPAIGARLINARDEPLRARPSVRQSFQRRRCLIPTSGFHEWQAATASTRQPWSFSLQSGEPLAMGGLRESWPPPAGDVLRTCCAITSAANDLLRPIHERLPRIVAGSNWQHWPAARAGEADEPRTWPLSQRVGSASAEGSDLIADCRGSDGDDPQ, translated from the coding sequence ATGTGCGGACGTTATGCCGTCGCAGCGCCTCGCTCGCAGCCCGCTGCGCGCTGCGCTCCCGCTCACTGCGACGACTGCCGGCTGCGCTGCAACATCGCCCCCGGGCAGCGACGTCGCCGCCGTCCGGCTGTCGCCGGCTGGCGAGTGCATGCTGCATCTGCTGCGCTGGGGCCCGCTGCGGCACTGTTGCCAGGCGGGCCGGCAATCGGCGCGCGGCTGATCAACGCCCGCGACGAACCGTTGCGCGCCAGGCCATCGGTCCGCCAGTCCTTCCAGCGCCGGCGCTGCCTGATCCCGACCAGCGGCTTCCACGAATGGCAGGCGGCAACGGCGTCGACAAGGCAACCGTGGTCCTTCTCGCTGCAGTCGGGCGAGCCGCTGGCGATGGGCGGTCTCCGGGAGTCGTGGCCCCCGCCTGCCGGCGACGTCCTGCGGACCTGCTGCGCCATCACGAGCGCGGCCAACGATCTGCTGCGTCCGATCCACGAGCGGCTGCCGCGGATCGTGGCTGGCAGCAACTGGCAGCACTGGCCGGCGGCACGGGCAGGCGAGGCCGACGAGCCGCGGACATGGCCGCTGAGCCAGCGCGTCGGCAGCGCGAGCGCGGAAGGGTCCGACCTCATCGCCGATTGCCGCGGCAGCGACGGTGACGACCCGCAGTGA
- a CDS encoding DUF4384 domain-containing protein codes for MRSVVGRKAIAGAIGAFLLSPAGGALAQETKPAAAAGDTAAAAAAPVARQPFRRSIEDAANLAGGLTLRLSRASYREGEPLALTVDVPRAGHLNVVSVGPDDVATLLFPNRQQTDNQVLAGTFRIPGEPPQSPAMPAKPAGVTLLAAFLSQEPLDLQQYAGGSDEQSPVDDGFARLAPAARTRLEQLAARSFTGLPRTAPLQGGVSYLLVCAPGGTCDAASLAPATGSPAPAERLTPGLLLEGEIELALPKGAWLRRIPEKGQRLTRLSEGFVPRPYTNADNHCSIGYGQLLRQAPCAGGEPAALRRGISEAQAEAMLAESMRRAQRAVMSLVKIPLSDGQYAALCDFTYNVGAEMLQNSTLLKLINAGEHQRVPAELRRWTLAMGKEHRGLKLRRERQIGLYFEGQPVPKAPPVDEAPQPIDIRVGG; via the coding sequence ATGAGATCAGTGGTCGGTCGGAAGGCAATCGCCGGCGCCATCGGCGCGTTTCTGCTGTCGCCGGCGGGCGGCGCTCTGGCGCAGGAGACGAAGCCGGCCGCGGCTGCGGGGGACACGGCCGCGGCGGCCGCAGCGCCGGTGGCGCGGCAGCCCTTCCGTCGCAGCATCGAGGATGCCGCCAATCTTGCCGGCGGGCTGACCCTGCGGCTGAGCAGGGCGAGCTATCGCGAAGGCGAGCCGCTGGCGCTGACCGTCGATGTGCCGCGCGCCGGTCATCTGAACGTCGTCAGCGTCGGCCCGGACGATGTCGCGACACTGCTCTTTCCGAATCGCCAGCAGACCGACAACCAGGTGCTTGCGGGCACGTTCCGGATTCCCGGCGAACCGCCACAGTCGCCAGCGATGCCGGCGAAGCCGGCCGGGGTGACGCTGCTGGCGGCCTTTCTCAGCCAGGAGCCGCTCGACCTGCAACAGTATGCCGGTGGGTCTGACGAGCAGTCGCCGGTGGACGACGGCTTCGCGCGCCTGGCGCCGGCAGCGCGTACCCGGCTCGAGCAGCTGGCGGCGCGGAGCTTCACCGGCCTGCCGCGGACGGCGCCATTGCAGGGCGGTGTGTCCTATCTGCTGGTGTGCGCGCCGGGTGGCACCTGCGACGCGGCGAGTCTGGCGCCGGCGACCGGTTCCCCGGCGCCCGCGGAGCGGCTGACGCCCGGCCTGCTGCTTGAAGGCGAGATCGAACTGGCGCTGCCCAAGGGGGCCTGGCTGCGGCGCATTCCGGAGAAGGGCCAGCGGCTGACGCGGCTGTCGGAGGGTTTCGTGCCACGCCCGTATACCAACGCCGACAACCATTGCAGCATCGGCTACGGTCAACTGCTGCGGCAGGCTCCCTGTGCGGGCGGCGAACCGGCGGCGCTGCGCCGCGGCATCAGCGAGGCGCAGGCCGAGGCGATGCTGGCCGAGAGCATGCGGCGCGCGCAGCGGGCGGTGATGAGCCTGGTGAAGATCCCGCTCAGCGACGGGCAGTACGCGGCGCTCTGCGATTTCACCTACAACGTCGGCGCCGAGATGCTGCAGAACTCGACCCTGCTGAAGCTGATCAATGCCGGCGAGCATCAGCGCGTACCGGCCGAACTGCGGCGCTGGACGCTGGCCATGGGCAAGGAGCACCGCGGCCTGAAGTTGCGTCGCGAGCGCCAGATCGGACTCTACTTCGAGGGCCAGCCGGTGCCGAAGGCGCCGCCGGTGGACGAAGCACCGCAGCCGATCGATATCCGGGTCGGCGGCTAG